From Nicotiana tabacum cultivar K326 chromosome 15, ASM71507v2, whole genome shotgun sequence, the proteins below share one genomic window:
- the LOC107805783 gene encoding uncharacterized protein LOC107805783, producing MSMEIVNVGTTVPILISIVLQHNGEWVSESKFINFLINGVLINSGCSYEYFVDEIYKQLDIDSFTSAMEINYTVKDGYIAIPIYNYMSVRLYIEMKKKNLDITEYPLCITLKTLYSSVECSYVYSSAECSYSSSYLGGNLLATTSAGLQCQNVEEVHETNIVEMMDNHGKEDKIKIMKGNCIIDNPQHEEITEGQLYWVKDTIISVMKHYAIRKKCQFIVDRSSTTRYCLTCVDESCKWSLKSSSLHKSNVFKVRRFNDVHTCPEMSRLFSQRHATLSAIVKTICNKYANPKTIYTPADIMSDMKQQYGINMSYIKAYRTKEKALELLRGIPRESYSKLPGHLYMINMTNPGSVIMLHKSEDERFMGIMLTASAQDATGKIFPLAYAVVDSENDASSEWFFEMFTQAFGERERMCIISDRHASILRGAIIVYPEVSHYICIFHLWNNIKKQFKKNHDWLREVFFAMARAYKIKNFNRLMQDMDNIDKRVKGYPFQVDYEKWSIAHFTVNRSMVMTSNIAESLNARNREARELPIMSLLDYMMNLVMEWNNTNIMTAMILDYTHIEAPKYCSAYYTNEYFKKTYEVPVNPLPDEITWDLPIEVLDNLVLPPIVKGKSGRPTKSRHKGLYEYLYTETVTCGLCGKQGHNRRTCRNAQDN from the exons ATGTCTATGGAGATTGTGAATGTTGGAACTACTGTTCCAATTTTGATTTCGATTGTACTTCAACACAATGGTGAATGGGTAAGTGAAagtaaatttattaattttcttattaatGGCGTGCTGATCAATTCGGGATGTAGTtatgaatattttgttgatgagaTATACAAGCAATTGGATATAGATTCATTTACAAGTGCGATGGAGATAAATTATACAGTGAAGGACGGCTATATAGCAATTCCAATATATAATTATATGAGTGTGCGCTTGTATATagagatgaaaaagaaaaacCTGGATATCACTGAATATCCATTATGCATAACGTTGAAAACTCTATATTCAAGTGTTGAATGCTCATATGTGTATTCAAGTGCTGAATGCTCATATTCAAGTTCATACTTGGGTGGTAACTTACTCGCAACAACTTCAGCTGGTTTACAATGTCAGAACGTAGAAGAAGTACACGAAACTAATATTGTTGAGATGATGGATAATCatggaaaagaagacaaaattaaaataatgaagGGAAATTGTATAATAGACAATCCACAACATGAAGAAATTACAGAAGGTCAGTTATATTGGGTCAAAGATACAATCATTAGTGTAATGAAGCACTACGCAATACGAAAAAAATGTCAATTTATAGTGGATAGATCATCTACAACAAG gtaTTGTCTTACATGCGTGGATGAAAGTTGCAAATGGAGTCTTAAATCTTCAAGtctacacaaatcaaatgtctTCAAGGTTAGACGGTTCAATGATGTTCACACTTGCCCAGAGATGAGTAGACTATTTTCACAACGTCATGCTACTTTGTCAGCCATTGTAAAAACGATTTGCAACAAATATGCCAATCCAAAAACAATATACACTCCAGCAGACATCATGAGCGACATGAAACAACAGTATGGGATTAATATGAGTTACATAAAAGCTTATAGAACAAAGGAAAAGGCTCTTGAACTGCTAAGAGGGATACCACGCGAATCTTATAGTAAACTGCCGGgtcacttgtatatgataaatatgacaaatccTGGTTCTGTCATAATGTTACATAAATCAGAGGACGAGCGCTTCAT GGGAATAATGTTAACAGCTAGCGCACAAGATGCGACAG GTAAAATTTTTCCACTAGCATATGCTGTTGTCGATTCTGAAAATGATGCTTCCTCAGAATGGTTTTTTGAAATGTTTACACAGGCTTTTGGGGAAAGGGAAAGGATGTGCATTATATCCGATCGTCATGCAAGCATATTGAGGGGTGCTATAATTGTGTATCCAGAGGTATCTCACTATATATGCATCTTTCATCTTTGGAATAACATAAAGAAGCAGTTCAAGAAGAACCATGACTGGCTGAGAGAAGTATTTTTTGCAATGGCCAGAGCatacaaaattaaaaattttaatcgCCTCATGCAAGATATGGACAACATTGATAAGAGGGTAAAGGGTTACCCGTTCCAAGTTGATTATGAAAAGTGGTCCATAGCGCATTTCACTGTTAATAGATCCATGGTGATGACTTCAAATATTGCCGAGTCACTCAATGCAAGAAACAGAGAGGCAAGAGAGCTACCAATCATGAGTTTGCTAGATTACATGATGAATTTGGTTATGGAATGGAATAATACAAATATAATGACAGCAATGA TATTGGACTACACACACATAGAAGCACCCAAATATTGTTCTGCCTATTACACCAACGAATACTTCAAGAAGACATATGAAGTTCCAGTTAATCCACTTCCAGATGAAATTACATGGGACCTTCCAATAGAGGTGTTAGATAATTTGGTCCTACCACCGATAGTAAAGGGAAAATCAGGAAGACCGACGAAGTCGCGACACAAGGGACTTTATGAATATCTGTATACTGAAACAGTTACCTGTGGACTGTGTGGAAAACAAGGACACAACAGAAGAACATGCAGGAATGCTCAAGACAACTAG